Within the Mauremys reevesii isolate NIE-2019 linkage group 2, ASM1616193v1, whole genome shotgun sequence genome, the region AATTATATGACATTACACCATTCCCCCTCATATGGAATTTTAAACCATCTTATTTTACCCATGAGGAAGCTTGGCCAATGAAGCTAGTGACCGCGACCTCTGCTCAATGGGTTACTCTTCCTTCAATTCCAACATCAATGTGACAAGGGTGTGTGGAAAAGGAATTCTGTCGGCAAAATGGGATCCTAAGTCAGCCTGCAGATTCCTACTAACTAATTTGAGGGCCAATTTTAATTCAACAGAGCTACGTCAATGGGAGGCTTCATCTTCTCTTTGGCCTTTGAAAAGTTTAGTTCCACATTTAGTGGTCAGGGAATCAGGACATAGGCAGGTTGAGCATTATGTTCATGATTTTCTTTTTGTAGGGAAAGTAGGGACTGTATCTGTTGAAAACATTTCAGGCACTGGACAGGCTATGTGGAGTACCaacagcaagagaaaaagagaaggCTCTGACCTTGTTTCCCAATTGGTATATCTGAGGGATAAAATTACACACAGCAGTGAGTGTTTCTTgtctcttctttttaaaaactgctccTGTAACACATGCCTAGTGGTGGCTACAATGGGAATTACCAGGCCTCATCATTATATTAAAGTAACCCAGGAGATGTAATAAGACTTAAAGGTTTGAGacagggttgttggttttttttagaaCACACAATAGGGTATCCTTCTGGTGTGAGGAGTGGCTGCTGCCTTCAGGTCCACTCAGATGCTGCAGGAGGCACAGGTGGCAAAGTGTACTTCCAAGGGACTGGTATGGTCAAAGAATCAAATCATGAAGGACATAATATTTCtgctatttttttcctctctaaCCCTACTAGCCATCACTCTGTGGGACTTCAGGTTCCAAAACAAGCAGGTTTATTTCTATAGTCATTTAAATGAATCATTCGGTAgattgcagaaaaccagttactaTTTTTATTAAAGGATTTAAACTGTGGGCGTAGTAGAGTCCATTGGGCCAGCAAAGGAGCATCTGTCTCGCGTGCAGGCTGCCAGCTAGGTTCCCCCATTTGACTGTCTGTCTCAggtggcagggaaggaggggcatgtgggggagggggaccagCTAGTGCCCCTCTGCCATTCTATGGCAGACTGTTTTCATTCCCTGTAGGTGATAGTTATTCACCTGAGGTAGAATGATTTAGGCCTAGCAAAAGGGGTTGATTTGATAATTGTAATAAAGAGGAATACTAGCCCTATCGAGATCTCATTTCCCTGGAGTGATCTTGACCAGGTCAGAGATATTTCTACATCAGGTTTTATGAGGGCAACCCGACTTGCCAAAGATTGATCAGGCCAGAAAAATAATTAACTGGAAAGTTGGTATGTATACTAAAATGACAGGGGGCGGGGAGAGTGATTTCCTACGTGGGAATTAAGTATGCCTCCCCAGCACAGTTTTGAAAGGATGGAGTACATTTATGTGGGGTCAGACAATTTGTGGGAGGACCTCAATGCTACATGGATTCCTTTCTAGTTGGCCAGCAGGGTAGAGAAGGACCTCTAAAGTGAATGCTATCATCTGCTGTGGTGGTTTTCACTGTGGTTGGTGAGTTAGAAGGAGTCTGATTAAAATATCTATAACCTAGTGGGCTGCTTGGAAATTGGTTCTGAGCACAACACTGCATGGTGAGGGTGTCTATCCAGTTTGTGGCTTCCCCCCTCATTTCTGCTACCTCTGGTGTTGAGGAGGGGAAAAGGTCAGGATCCAATGACAGGCGTGAGATTGGAGAGGGGACATGGTCTCCACACTCACCCTCAGGTTCAGAGTACATGGGGGCCATTGGTGCTTCCTATTGGAATAACCCTGCCAGGTAGTTTGggtgatttacactagtgtagtGGCATGGCTCAAGCAGCTCCCCCGATGGATCTTCCAGGTGCCCCAGCACAACTACGGGTCTCCCAATAGGAAGAAGTCTCTGTCTCCAGTGTCCACTGAGGTAGAACGTGGCCCACCGGCTAATTGTCCATTCAGTCCTATCCCTTTCTGGGTGGCTGGAGGGGCTGAGCGAAATGAAAAGGCAATGCAATACTGGGGTGGCCACCTGTCTTTGCATAGGGTGTCCCTGCCCTTTACTGCAGGCTTGGTTCCCAAACAGTCTTTACTCATGTATCACTCACTCCTTGGGATCTAACTGTTCCTTCCAAGTGGCTTCTCAGACTATCAAGCCCATCTTTCCTTAACCCTGAAGGTTGAGCTCCCTTTAGGCAGAGAGGCAGAACTCCATCCCAGCCAGTCAGCCCAGAACTGAGCCAGGTTCTCTCCTTTTATTCCCTCTCCAGGCTTGGCTGCAGGTATAGCAGGGTAGGACTAGCTGAGCCCAGAGGCTCTTCTTAAAGCCTTCTCTCCTGGtgtggggcctctctgccccatcacacTCAGTTATGTAATAGttttaataaagttgtggcctccACATTGAATCCTATTATATAGTGTCTGTATCTGTGTTTCCATGCCCACCGTTTAGCATAGAAGATACAAACTGCTAttaaatcttgtttttaaaaaagcagaactGGGCCAACTATCTCTGAGAAAAAAATATAGTAATTGAGAACAGCACAGGCTTTTGCTAATCCTGATCAGTTGATAACGCTGTGCAAATAATTCCTCCACCACAGGCAGTTGAAATAAATCTTGTTCTTGACACATTTCAAGAGGATTCATAGTAAAAATTCCTACCACTTTCCTTAAAACAGGAAGGAATTTCAGGTAATAGAGTTTTCTTAACCTTACAGCCAGGCTCTTGACCAACCTTGAAATTATTACAAAGTTATCTATGATAGCCTCCTTAAAGAAATTAAATCTCAGCTCTGGTGCATACTGTGTTTTCCAAACCACTTTTtagtacaaacacacacacacaggttgaGCAAGCCACCTCTTCCTCTTCAAATGCTACAACTAGTTAACTAGCAAATACTATTGCCAGAGATGCAAACACTCACTGACATCACCCCAATGAAAGGGAACAACAGAAGTTAAAAAGAAAACCCATTAAATAAAATCTGCATATTTACCAatgcagaaaaataaaatcaggGTCTTGAAAAAAAACCTGAACATGATGCAAACAACAGGCATAAGTTTAACAATATTTTAGAATTGCCAGGTATGCATATATAACACGTTTACTTAATTAAGTCAGCTACTTGAAAATACCTGATCATTTGTTATTGGGATAGAGACAAAATAATTTGGCCTCTCTCTCAGGTGTTTCTTATACAATGTTTGTTTATCTTGCCCCTggtcctgctgctcctccatctCCATAGTCTTAAGCCCTTCCTCTTCTTGGCTTGGTTTTTGTAGATCCACTGCCTTTGACCCTTCCTCATCTTGgctgttgtcctgctgctgctccaacACTTCTGTCCCTTTCTTGTTTTGGCCGTGCTTCCcttccagctccagctcctttgGCTCTCTCTCATCTTCGACCCTCACTTTGGACTCTCTCCCATCCAAGTTCAGCTGCTGTTCCATGGCCTTTGACCTTTCCTTATCTTGGCTCTGGTCCTGCTGCTGCTCAATTGCTTCTGTCCCTTCCTTGTCTTGGCCCTGGTTCCcttccagctccagctcctttgGCTCTCTCTCATCTTTGGCCATCACCTGTGATTCTCTCTCATCTTGGTTCAGCTGCTGTTCCATGGTCTTTGACCCTTCCTCATCTTGGCCCTGGTGCTGGGTCTGTGTTACCCGGGACCCTTCCCTGTCATGGCCCCTCTGCGGCTGCACCTCCAGTGTCACCTGCAAGGATGCTCCTCCTTGGCCCTGCTGCTGCACCTGCACAGTGACCCCTGGGGCTTCCCATCCTGGGCCCATCTGCTGCGGCTGCACCTCCACAGTCACCTGCAAGGATGCTCCTCCTTGGCCCTGCTGCTGCACCTGCACAGTGACCCCTGGGGCTTCCCATCCTGGGCCCATCTGCTGCGGCTGCACCTGCACAGTTACCTGAGGTGCCTCCCATCCTTGGCCCTGTTGCTGCACCTGCACCGTCACCTGTGGGACCACCCCTCCTTGGCCCTGTGGCTGCACCTGCACAATCACCTTTGGACCTTTATTAGCAGGGTTCTGCTCCTGGGTTACGTCTTGACTCTCTTCtctgccctgttgctgctgctccatCACTTTTGGCCTCCGGCACCAGAGTTTTCTCCTCCAAAGTTGGCTCCTCCTCCAAAATTGCCGCCTCCTTTTTCGGGGCTTGaaatcattttttaaaggaaCTGAAACAGATGGCAGAACACTTCCATCATTTGCAAGATAGAGATAATTACATGCCAGTAATGCATTATGGACCCAGTTCTACAACCCTAACTCACGCTGAGCAGAACTCACCAATAGTCCCAGGGGTGACAATGGGATGACTCCCACCCCACCCAACATAAGGATGGCAGAAACAGGTCCTCTAGAAAAAGCCATGGATGAAGTTGTCCAGCATCCCAGGAGAGTGGACAAAAACAAAAGGCCGAGTTCAccactggtgtaattccacttcTGCCAGGGATGAATTTTATCCTTTATCTTATTTACCTGGAGATGTAATGTTTGATGTCACATATACAAGGAGGAGCTTGGTCTAGTGGGAAGGGTATTGGACTGGAAGGCAGGAGATGCAAATTCTGtgtccagctctgccactgacctgatgtgtggccttgggcaagtcatttactcTTGCTGCCTATTACTCCTCCCatcctttgcctgtcttgtctgtttGGCTTGCAACCTTCGCAGGACAGGGGCCGTCTCTTACAGTACATTTGTACAGTGCTGTGGCAGCCCAATCTCATCTGGGGCCTCTAGACACCACAGTAATATAAAATAACTATGTAGAAACAAACTTAAAAGAAGATTAAGGTTGTAAATTCAAGCACGGAAATATTAGAATTATGGTTGTctgtgcagccttaattctgcccccttgtgtgcatgatgatacagtctttaatatTTTTCCTACAGCCTTTTTCATTCGGTGTCCTCTCTATCCCCATTCTCTATATTGCCCTACTTTATCCTGTTCCCTATTCCCCTCTGCTGGCACATCCCTCTCTTCTTTTGTCCCATCTTCATCTTACCTACCCCTCTTTCACCCTCCCTCTGCATTCCTTCCCCTCCACTCTGCCTGGGCACCAGAATGTTCAGAATTGACAGCACAAGAGTGAGAGTCTCCCTGCTCTTAGTTTCAGTGACAACCACAGCAGCCACTAGGAGCAATTCCAGGAAAAGTCCAGTTCAGTAACCGCAGGAGCATGCTGAGTGCAGATGGAATGTTCTGAAGAGCGAGCTACCAGTCTCTAACAATCTGCTTCTGACCAAACAGTAATTTGCAGAGGCTTATATCTTGGCTACATTTGAGTGTATTTTCATGGGGCCTCTGTCACTCTGACCTTTTCCCTTTGATCTTGCCAAACTTCAAGTCTCTGCTTCAGAATGTCAAgatgctagagcttctcaatggaatgataaaaaaaaaaaaaccctggcagAACAATGTCTTTTTTAACTCTTTCTCAAGAACAGCTGATTTTgttgatgttttaaaaaatatataaaacaaatcaGCCTGAGATAGACACCCAGAATAGAAAATTTCAAcctgaatggttaaagtttggcaaccTTTTAAGCAGCTGAAAACAGCATCTTAATGTGCATGTTAGGCAACCTGAATTATATGCAGTTCTGGCTAGTTCCTGCTATAAATAAGACAACCGCGACATTTACTAGTATTATTCTGTGGTCATCTGTGTGTTACACTGCTCAGCAAGTGAAACATTAAATTTGCTCTGGTTAGGATGAAAATATTATCCTAATTTCCAAGAGTTCAAAAGGTGAAGGAGTTGTTCCATAGAATGGATTCATTCCTTTACAGGAGAGAATTGAGAGGTCATAGACCACAACTACTCTGATTTATTTGCAATAGGCACATCATTCAAGGTGAAAAGAAACTAAGATAGATAAAAGATCAAAAGCTTTTACAGGTAATTATACTTTTCCAGAAGCGTGTTTATATATTTCAAAACCAATGGCCTGAGAAAAACATTTTCTTAACACTTCTACAACCTCTTTAAAAATGCAAGAAAACACATTCTTACAGGAAAAAAAGAATAATGGTGCCTCCAGATAGAGGACGTATTGTGATCATAAACTAATTACAAGTCAGATATTACCCTAGGTCTTTATCCAAAGATAAGGCTTTCTAGAAGAGTATTACATCAAAGCTGTGATAGATTGGCTAGTAGATTGCCTATAATGAAAGGCAGAGAACTAGCATGGTATCGCAGAGCTAAAGTAGCCCAATACTCACTTTCAAATATTTCTCTGATGTCAGCTTTAAGAAAGGGAAGCTCTGCCATTAGAATACATTCCTCACTTCTTAAGTGATTAACTGGAAGAGACACAAAACAATATTATAGCCTACAAATCAAGAAAGCTGTTAGTTACATGCACACAACTGCTGAATAATAGATTTATGCCTACATGTGACAGGGTAAGCGGATGGTGACATGATATTATGTATAACTACACACTCTTTCTTCCTGTAACTCAGCTCAACATTTTGCTGAAGCACAGGCCACAGTTCTGTCTTAAGACAACAGAGTTTAGCCCTAAGGTTTTTCTATAAGTCAGCTTCAGGGAGagtaaacaaacatttaatacatacaaaaaattgtaaatattcCAAATTCTGTTATGAATAACTTCTTAAATAAAAGCTACTAGGTAGTAGATTTACTACACCAGTAGAAACACCTTCTTATTAGTGCTGCCAAGCaattaaaaatcatgattaatcacaagaTTCAAAAAATTAGTAGTGATTAATGGCACTGTTAaaacaatagaatgccatttatttaaatattttggatgttttctacattttcaaatatattgatttcaattacaatacagaatacaaagtgtacagtgctcattttatatttattttttattacaagtatttgcactgtaagaaaacaaaagaaatggtatttttcaattcacctaatataagtactgtagtgcaatgtctGTCAtcaaagtgcaacttacaaatgtagaattatgtaccaaaaaatgcattaaaaataaacatctaaaattttagagcctgcaagtccattctctcctacttcttgttcagcccaTTGCTCAGACAAatacgtttgtttacatttgcaggagataatgctgcctgcttcttgtttacaatgtcacctgaaagttctcatggcactgttgtagctggtgtcacaagatattttacatgtcagatgtgctaaagattaatatgtcccttcatgcttcaaccaccattcaacaggatatgcatccatgctgctaatgggttctgctcgataacaat harbors:
- the LOC120398708 gene encoding putative uncharacterized protein DDB_G0271606 isoform X8 — encoded protein: MAMFVCPSEVMDRNVHISAKTSYSENTAPLPAVNHLRSEECILMAELPFLKADIREIFEIPLKNDFKPRKRRRQFWRRSQLWRRKLWCRRPKVMEQQQQGREESQDVTQEQNPANKGPKVIVQVQPQGQGGVVPQVTVQVQQQGQGWEAPQVTVQVQPQQMGPGWEAPGVTVQVQQQGQGGASLQVTVEVQPQQMGPGWEAPGVTVQVQQQGQGGASLQVTLEVQPQRGHDREGSRVTQTQHQGQDEEGSKTMEQQLNQDERESQVMAKDEREPKELELEGNQGQDKEGTEAIEQQQDQSQDKERSKAMEQQLNLDGRESKVRVEDEREPKELELEGKHGQNKKGTEVLEQQQDNSQDEEGSKAVDLQKPSQEEEGLKTMEMEEQQDQGQDKQTLYKKHLRERPNYFVSIPITNDQILDKIEDVQELIFTKEPDLLRALIPVQTMHLTIIVAHLRTEEDVKKAVVALEQSKAKVEAILQGKLFNMTFHGIGQFNNQVIYVKMSDDEQQMLSKIAEAVEGSFSEMGLDITGSKDFKPHLTFLKLSKAPALRRKTGQNGGCIYVHTQLRETVCVLPSLWLQKD
- the LOC120398708 gene encoding uncharacterized protein LOC120398708 isoform X6 translates to MAMFVCPSEVMDRNVHISAKTSYSENTAPLPAVNHLRSEECILMAELPFLKADIREIFEIPLKNDFKPRKRRRQFWRRSQLWRRKLWCRRPKVMEQQQQGREESQDVTQEQNPANKGPKVIVQVQPQGQGGVVPQVTVQVQQQGQGWEAPQVTVQVQPQQMGPGWEAPGVTVQVQQQGQGGASLQVTVEVQPQQMGPGWEAPGVTVQVQQQGQGGASLQVTLEVQPQRGHDREGSRVTQTQHQGQDEEGSKTMEQQLNQDERESQVMAKDEREPKELELEGNQGQDKEGTEAIEQQQDQSQDKERSKAMEQQLNLDGRESKVRVEDEREPKELELEGKHGQNKKGTEVLEQQQDNSQDEEGSKAVDLQKPSQEEEGLKTMEMEEQQDQGQDKQTLYKKHLRERPNYFVSIPITNDQILDKIEDVQELIFTKEPDLLRALIPVQTMHLTIIVAHLRTEEDVKKAVVALEQSKAKVEAILQGKLFNMTFHGIGQFNNQVIYVKMSDDEQQMLSKIAEAVEGSFSEMGLDITGSKDFKPHLTFLKLSKAPALRRKTGQNGGCIYVHTQLRETVCVLPSLCKLVVCRRYSLLLLPWPISLFNCIHTNRMAFEKHLSGTRVMSH
- the LOC120398708 gene encoding uncharacterized protein LOC120398708 isoform X4, with product MAMFVCPSEVMDRNVHISAKTSYSENTAPLPAVNHLRSEECILMAELPFLKADIREIFEIPLKNDFKPRKRRRQFWRRSQLWRRKLWCRRPKVMEQQQQGREESQDVTQEQNPANKGPKVIVQVQPQGQGGVVPQVTVQVQQQGQGWEAPQVTVQVQPQQMGPGWEAPGVTVQVQQQGQGGASLQVTVEVQPQQMGPGWEAPGVTVQVQQQGQGGASLQVTLEVQPQRGHDREGSRVTQTQHQGQDEEGSKTMEQQLNQDERESQVMAKDEREPKELELEGNQGQDKEGTEAIEQQQDQSQDKERSKAMEQQLNLDGRESKVRVEDEREPKELELEGKHGQNKKGTEVLEQQQDNSQDEEGSKAVDLQKPSQEEEGLKTMEMEEQQDQGQDKQTLYKKHLRERPNYFVSIPITNDQILDKIEDVQELIFTKEPDLLRALIPVQTMHLTIIVAHLRTEEDVKKAVVALEQSKAKVEAILQEAVEGSFSEMGLDITGSKDFKPHLTFLKLSKAPALRRKGFRKISSDLYKEYEDSPFGTEVFSQIDLCAMHKKKQESGYYHCECSINVGSGSAEENKEQTVKTEYLGGMATEVPPNGAAEVETGDITAGCNCVAKDDDKPSENIADASVTNKETEINEKDVQPEAKDETFTADGEVCSQSAPDLLPVSPDTLKGVDERQEKAKLADGNLQRVEATEVASHQLNITA
- the LOC120398708 gene encoding uncharacterized protein LOC120398708 isoform X1, encoding MAMFVCPSEVMDRNVHISAKTSYSENTAPLPAVNHLRSEECILMAELPFLKADIREIFEIPLKNDFKPRKRRRQFWRRSQLWRRKLWCRRPKVMEQQQQGREESQDVTQEQNPANKGPKVIVQVQPQGQGGVVPQVTVQVQQQGQGWEAPQVTVQVQPQQMGPGWEAPGVTVQVQQQGQGGASLQVTVEVQPQQMGPGWEAPGVTVQVQQQGQGGASLQVTLEVQPQRGHDREGSRVTQTQHQGQDEEGSKTMEQQLNQDERESQVMAKDEREPKELELEGNQGQDKEGTEAIEQQQDQSQDKERSKAMEQQLNLDGRESKVRVEDEREPKELELEGKHGQNKKGTEVLEQQQDNSQDEEGSKAVDLQKPSQEEEGLKTMEMEEQQDQGQDKQTLYKKHLRERPNYFVSIPITNDQILDKIEDVQELIFTKEPDLLRALIPVQTMHLTIIVAHLRTEEDVKKAVVALEQSKAKVEAILQGKLFNMTFHGIGQFNNQVIYVKMSDDEQQMLSKIAEAVEGSFSEMGLDITGSKDFKPHLTFLKLSKAPALRRKGFRKISSDLYKEYEDSPFGTEVFSQIDLCAMHKKKQESGYYHCECSINVGSGSAEENKEQTVKTEYLGGMATEVPPNGAAEVETGDITAGCNCVAKDDDKPSENIADASVTNKETEINEKDVQPEAKDETFTADGEVCSQSAPDLLPVSPDTLKGVDERQEKAKLADGNLQRVEATEVASHQLNITA
- the LOC120398708 gene encoding uncharacterized protein LOC120398708 isoform X2, which translates into the protein MAMFVCPSEVMDRNVHISAKTSYSENTAPLPAVNHLRSEECILMAELPFLKADIREIFEIPLKNDFKPRKRRRQFWRRSQLWRRKLWCRRPKVMEQQQQGREESQDVTQEQNPANKGPKVIVQVQPQGQGGVVPQVTVQVQQQGQGWEAPQVTVQVQPQQMGPGWEAPGVTVQVQQQGQGGASLQVTVEVQPQQMGPGWEAPGVTVQVQQQGQGGASLQVTLEVQPQRGHDREGSRVTQTQHQGQDEEGSKTMEQQLNQDERESQVMAKDEREPKELELEGNQGQDKEGTEAIEQQQDQSQDKERSKAMEQQLNLDGRESKVRVEDEREPKELELEGKHGQNKKGTEVLEQQQDNSQDEEGSKAVDLQKPSQEEEGLKTMEMEEQQDQGQDKQTLYKKHLRERPNYFVSIPITNDQILDKIEDVQELIFTKEPDLLRALIPVQTMHLTIIVAHLRTEEDVKKAVVALEQSKAKVEAILQGKLFNMTFHGIGQFNNQVIYVKMSDDEQQMLSKIAAVEGSFSEMGLDITGSKDFKPHLTFLKLSKAPALRRKGFRKISSDLYKEYEDSPFGTEVFSQIDLCAMHKKKQESGYYHCECSINVGSGSAEENKEQTVKTEYLGGMATEVPPNGAAEVETGDITAGCNCVAKDDDKPSENIADASVTNKETEINEKDVQPEAKDETFTADGEVCSQSAPDLLPVSPDTLKGVDERQEKAKLADGNLQRVEATEVASHQLNITA
- the LOC120398708 gene encoding uncharacterized protein LOC120398708 isoform X7; the protein is MAMFVCPSEVMDRNVHISAKTSYSENTAPLPAVNHLRSEECILMAELPFLKADIREIFEIPLKNDFKPRKRRRQFWRRSQLWRRKLWCRRPKVMEQQQQGREESQDVTQEQNPANKGPKVIVQVQPQGQGGVVPQVTVQVQQQGQGWEAPQVTVQVQPQQMGPGWEAPGVTVQVQQQGQGGASLQVTVEVQPQQMGPGWEAPGVTVQVQQQGQGGASLQVTLEVQPQRGHDREGSRVTQTQHQGQDEEGSKTMEQQLNQDERESQVMAKDEREPKELELEGNQGQDKEGTEAIEQQQDQSQDKERSKAMEQQLNLDGRESKVRVEDEREPKELELEGKHGQNKKGTEVLEQQQDNSQDEEGSKAVDLQKPSQEEEGLKTMEMEEQQDQGQDKQTLYKKHLRERPNYFVSIPITNDQILDKIEDVQELIFTKEPDLLRALIPVQTMHLTIIVAHLRTEEDVKKAVVALEQSKAKVEAILQGKLFNMTFHGIGQFNNQVIYVKMSDDEQQMLSKIAAVEGSFSEMGLDITGSKDFKPHLTFLKLSKAPALRRKTGQNGGCIYVHTQLRETVCVLPSLCKLVVCRRYSLLLLPWPISLFNCIHTNRMAFEKHLSGTRVMSH
- the LOC120398708 gene encoding putative uncharacterized protein DDB_G0271606 isoform X9: MAMFVCPSEVMDRNVHISAKTSYSENTAPLPAVNHLRSEECILMAELPFLKADIREIFEIPLKNDFKPRKRRRQFWRRSQLWRRKLWCRRPKVMEQQQQGREESQDVTQEQNPANKGPKVIVQVQPQGQGGVVPQVTVQVQQQGQGWEAPQVTVQVQPQQMGPGWEAPGVTVQVQQQGQGGASLQVTVEVQPQQMGPGWEAPGVTVQVQQQGQGGASLQVTLEVQPQRGHDREGSRVTQTQHQGQDEEGSKTMEQQLNQDERESQVMAKDEREPKELELEGNQGQDKEGTEAIEQQQDQSQDKERSKAMEQQLNLDGRESKVRVEDEREPKELELEGKHGQNKKGTEVLEQQQDNSQDEEGSKAVDLQKPSQEEEGLKTMEMEEQQDQGQDKQTLYKKHLRERPNYFVSIPITNDQILDKIEDVQELIFTKEPDLLRALIPVQTMHLTIIVAHLRTEEDVKKAVVALEQSKAKVEAILQGKLFNMTFHGIGQFNNQVIYVKMSDDEQQMLSKIAEAVEGSFSEMGLDITGSKDFKPHLTFLKLSKAPALRRKIKSGPPDCWRVIPNANPGLPP
- the LOC120398708 gene encoding uncharacterized protein LOC120398708 isoform X5, which produces MAMFVCPSEVMDRNVHISAKTSYSENTAPLPAVNHLRSEECILMAELPFLKADIREIFEIPLKNDFKPRKRRRQFWRRSQLWRRKLWCRRPKVMEQQQQGREESQDVTQEQNPANKGPKVIVQVQPQGQGGVVPQVTVQVQQQGQGWEAPQVTVQVQPQQMGPGWEAPGVTVQVQQQGQGGASLQVTVEVQPQQMGPGWEAPGVTVQVQQQGQGGASLQVTLEVQPQRGHDREGSRVTQTQHQGQDEEGSKTMEQQLNQDERESQVMAKDEREPKELELEGNQGQDKEGTEAIEQQQDQSQDKERSKAMEQQLNLDGRESKVRVEDEREPKELELEGKHGQNKKGTEVLEQQQDNSQDEEGSKAVDLQKPSQEEEGLKTMEMEEQQDQGQDKQTLYKKHLRERPNYFVSIPITNDQILDKIEDVQELIFTKEPDLLRALIPVQTMHLTIIVAHLRTEEDVKKAVVALEQSKAKVEAILQAVEGSFSEMGLDITGSKDFKPHLTFLKLSKAPALRRKGFRKISSDLYKEYEDSPFGTEVFSQIDLCAMHKKKQESGYYHCECSINVGSGSAEENKEQTVKTEYLGGMATEVPPNGAAEVETGDITAGCNCVAKDDDKPSENIADASVTNKETEINEKDVQPEAKDETFTADGEVCSQSAPDLLPVSPDTLKGVDERQEKAKLADGNLQRVEATEVASHQLNITA
- the LOC120398708 gene encoding putative uncharacterized protein DDB_G0271606 isoform X10; translation: MAMFVCPSEVMDRNVHISAKTSYSENTAPLPAVNHLRSEECILMAELPFLKADIREIFEIPLKNDFKPRKRRRQFWRRSQLWRRKLWCRRPKVMEQQQQGREESQDVTQEQNPANKGPKVIVQVQPQGQGGVVPQVTVQVQQQGQGWEAPQVTVQVQPQQMGPGWEAPGVTVQVQQQGQGGASLQVTVEVQPQQMGPGWEAPGVTVQVQQQGQGGASLQVTLEVQPQRGHDREGSRVTQTQHQGQDEEGSKTMEQQLNQDERESQVMAKDEREPKELELEGNQGQDKEGTEAIEQQQDQSQDKERSKAMEQQLNLDGRESKVRVEDEREPKELELEGKHGQNKKGTEVLEQQQDNSQDEEGSKAVDLQKPSQEEEGLKTMEMEEQQDQGQDKQTLYKKHLRERPNYFVSIPITNDQILDKIEDVQELIFTKEPDLLRALIPVQTMHLTIIVAHLRTEEDVKKAVVALEQSKAKVEAILQGKLFNMTFHGIGQFNNQVIYVKMSDDEQQMLSKIAEAVEGSFSEMGLDITGSKDFKPHLTFLKLSKAPALRRKIIVG